A part of Rhizobium etli CFN 42 genomic DNA contains:
- a CDS encoding 4Fe-4S binding protein, with protein MAFRIIASQCTQCGACEFECPSGAIRFKGEIYVIDPEKCTECKGTFETQQCAEVCPVPKTCVPAAPAI; from the coding sequence ATGGCCTTCAGGATCATAGCGTCCCAATGCACCCAGTGCGGTGCCTGCGAGTTCGAATGCCCCTCCGGTGCGATCAGGTTCAAAGGTGAGATCTACGTTATCGACCCGGAAAAATGCACCGAATGCAAGGGTACCTTCGAAACGCAGCAATGCGCGGAGGTTTGCCCCGTGCCGAAGACCTGCGTCCCCGCCGCACCTGCGATTTGA